The Candidatus Deferrimicrobiaceae bacterium region CGCCACGATGTCGTGGTCTTCATGCACCGTCTTCGATGGAACTTTCTTCTGGGCAATCTTGCAGAAAAGGCAATCGTCGCTCATGATCATCCTCCGACGCGCTTGAACGCGCTGCGATAAAAGCAGGTCCGCTCGCCCGTGTGGCACGCGGCGCCCTGCTGGCGAACCCGGTAAAGGAGCGTGTCGACGTCGCAGTCGTACAACACCTCGTCGACGTCCTGGAAGTGACCCGAGGTGAGCCCCTTCTCCCACAGCTCCTTGCGGGAGCGGCTCCAGTAGGTGGCGTGCTGCGTCTTGTAGGTGTTCCGGATCGCCTCGGCGTTCGCCC contains the following coding sequences:
- the hisI gene encoding phosphoribosyl-AMP cyclohydrolase produces the protein MTAEELIALVKFDDRGLVPVVTQDVSDNAVLMVAWANAEAIRNTYKTQHATYWSRSRKELWEKGLTSGHFQDVDEVLYDCDVDTLLYRVRQQGAACHTGERTCFYRSAFKRVGG